The DNA window TTTGTGACTTTGCATCGGCCATTTCATCGTTAGCCACTTCAACAAAGTGACCCATTCCGTTGAAAACAGTTGCATCTGACCAGCGTTTTGTGGGATTTAAACGTATGATATTCATTATTTTCCTAGGTAATTTTTGTGTAATGCGTGTTCTTCATCGCGCAAAGTCAGTACTTCAACGCCATTATCCGTCACGAGTAATGTGTGCTCAGCCTGTGCAGAGAGACCACCATCGGTTGTAATGACCGTCCAACCATCCTTCAGTGTCTTTGTACGGTAAGTTCCTTCGTTTACCATGGGTTCAATCGTAAATGTCATGCCAGGCTTTAATTTCATACCAGTATTTTTTGAACCATAATGCAAAACGTTTGGTTCTTCGTGCATTTGACGGCCAATACCATGACCACAATATTCGCGAACGACTGAATAGCCAAGTTTCTCAACCTTCGATTGAATAGCGGCACCTAAATCGCCAAGACGAGTATCTGGTTTAACGAGACTAATCGCTTCCCAAAGTGCGTGTATCGTCGAATCCACAAGCTTTTTTGCCTTGTCAGGTGCTTTTGGCATCACGTACATTTTACTGGAATCAGTAATGAACCCGTACTTTTCGAGCGTGATATCTATGTTAATGATATCCGAGTCTTGAAGGATAACCTCTTGACTAGGTACACCATGGCAAACCACGTTATTGGGGGAGCTATTTAGCACATAGGCAAAGCCGTATTGACCTTTAGAGGCAGGCCGAGCGTGTAACGTGTTTACAATGTAATCCTCGACGAAATCATTCAGGTCCATTGTTGAAAGCCCTGGGCGGATATAAGCATCAAGCGCCGCGAATACTCGCGCGAGGAGTTTGCCACTGACACGCATTTTGTCGATGTCGTCAGCCGATTTGATAACAACGTTACTCATTGGCATTCATCTCCTTAGAGAGGAGTTCAAACTGGGCTTTAACTATATCGGCATAGGTTTGGTTTGGATTAAGCTCTAATAACTTACCAATTTTAATCCAATGTTCTGCTTGAGCGTTGATTGAGCGAGACATAATGCCGCTGGCGATGCGAAGTTCTTCATGAAGTTCGTCAGAAATTTTGACTATACCCATTAAATGTACCGTATATGATTTATATATACATCATATATTCAAGCGGCGCTATTGAACAGCAAAACGTTGGATAGTTACGTATTGCTGTTCAATTTAGAGCAAATCGAAGCGTACTAACTTAAACCAAACGGATCGTCCAAACTAAAGGAAGGTTCGGTAAACCATTTAGGGCCGCTTTCAGTCATGTAAAAGTGATCTTCTAGTCGAATACCGAATTCTCCAGGGATCACCAACATAGGTTCATTGCTAAAGCACATTCCAACGGCTAAAGGTTGGGGGTTATCCTTTACTAAATAAGGCCATTCATGAATGTCGAGACCAATCCCATGACCGGTGCGATGAGGACATCCTGGCAAATCATATTCTGGCCCAAGACCAACAGAGGCGAGATAACTGCGAGCCGCAAGGTCCACGTCACCGCATGGAAGGCCGAGTTTTGCCGCATTAAATGCGGCTGCTTGCGCGTTCTTTTCATGCTGCCACATTTGTTTCTGGTATTCCGAGGCTTCACCAAACACATAAGTTCTTGTGATATCGGATAGGTAGCTGTGTACCTTGCAACCCGTGTCGATTAACACGACATCACCGCGTTTTAAGGTTTGCGGTTCTTTAACGCCATGTGGAAAAGAGGACGCTAGGCCAAACAGAACGATGCAAAAATAATTACCGGGCGCACCAACGCGTTTATGCGCTTCATTAATAAACGCTTCAACTTCAACCGTGGTTATGCCTTCTCTTAGAATACTGGCTGCGGCCTTATGCACTTCTAATGTCATATCCATTGCGCGTTGCATAAGAGCAAGTTCATTCTCAGATTTATGCATACGACAATGTGCGGTTACCGCTTTGCCGTTGATAAAGTTTAATGCAGGAGCAATTTGACGTACGCCATCAAATAAGAAAAACGATGCGCTCTCGTCCATGCCGATGGTTGCACTATCAGAAAGTCCCATCTCTTTTAAAACAGTAACAAAAAGTTGGTAAGGGCTCTCATGTTCCTGCCAAGAACGAATAGGGGCTTCTATCAATTGAAAATCTTTCAACGAACCAATTTCGAACGTCGGCGCGATATATTGAAATTGTCCATTGGCAGGTAGGATTGCGCCCACCATTCTTTCACTGGCATACCATTGCATACCGGTAAAATATTTGAGATTGGTTCCTGCATTCAAATAAAGCGCGTCGATATTATTTGCTTGCATATAAGCTTGAGCTTGATGAATTCGAGCTTGGTACTCTTCTCGTTGAATGGGTACCAAATCAGTTGTCATGTCAGTTAATTCGGCAAGTGCTTGTTCTTGTGTTTTGGTGCCGATACCAATCGGTAAATTTAAATCAATCATGACGTTCTCCTAAAATCGGTCAATTCGATAGGGGGTGAGTGTAATACTTGGTTCTTTATCTTGTAAGAGATCTGCGACCAGTTCAGATGTAATAGCACCTTGAGTTAGTCCTAGGTGCTGGTGGCCGAATGCAAACACAATGTTTTTGTTACTCGGTGAATAGCCAATCACTGGCAAGGAGTCCGGCAGTGAAGGGCGACAACCCATCCATGTAGACTCTATTTCCAGAGATTGAGTGGCGGGAATAAGTGCATTAGCGTGAGTAAGCAGCATGGTTGCTCTTGCGTGATTTTCTTTTGCATCGACACCTGCAAATTCGACCGTTCCTGCTAACCGAAGTCCATTATCCATCGGGGTAATTATAAATTGTCTGTCCGCGGATGCCACAGGACGCGTGATTGGGTTTTCCATATTGAGCATGCTGTGATAACCTCGCTCGGCGTCAATAGGGACGCTATATCCCAATTGTTTTGCCAGCGATTTACTCCATACGCCGCTTGCGATTATCACCTTATCAAAGAGGGCTTTATTGTTGTTTGCTAGTTTGATCACTTCGCCTTCTGCCGTGGACGATAGGTGTTCAACACGTTGTTGTACGAACTGTCCACCGCGAGACTGAATTTCATCGAAAAGATGAAGGCACAGTGCATGAGGGTCAGCGCTATGCGCTACGTCGTTGAACAGCAAGGCATACTTAATGTTGTGTGAGAGATTTGGCTCTAGAGCCAAAATATCTTGCTGCTCTAGTAGTTGAACATTGACGCCTTGACTCATGTAGTGATTTTTGACCGATTCGACTTCACTAAAATCCGCGTTTTCAAACGTGAGTAAACTCCCCTTGTTACTTATGAACACATCATACGAAGTGTCTAATAACCTTTCATACGCAGCAAGACTCGGTTCGTTTAGACTTCGTAGGGCAGAGGTTAGCATCTGTTGTTTGCGTTGCGTCATATTCAGTACAAATCGCGTAAACCAAGGTATCGCTTTAAACAGGTAGCGAAGCTCTATTCGCAAAGGACCATTGGGGTCCAGCAACATTTTTGGTAGTTTCGGTAACAGTGAGCGATTGGCAAGGGGAAACACTTGTTCTGTTGCAAAGTGACCAGCATTTCCAAAAGAACACTTATTTGCGACACCATTGGGGTCGTATAAGGTCACCTGAAATCCTCGTTTTATTAGTTGCAACCCGATACACAATCCAATGATACCTGCACCTACAATTGCTACAGTTTTTGGCTTTTGTTCATCTAATTTGTTTTTATTTATCATTTTGTATCCACGTTGAGCTCGTGCTTTGTTAACAACTTACAAAAAAATATTTCCGCAAAATCATTTGGATAGCCAGCAAATCGAAGTTGATTTCAGGAAGTTCTAATATGAAACTAAATTCAATGTTGAATATTGTATACAATATGCTTATTATGGCAAGTACAAAACGTAAGCATGCATGTTTCAAGTTCAATCCGCGTTTAGTGACAAACATAAATCAATTCACGATGCGCATTTAATGAGGAAGACAAAATGGCTTTAGCTCAGATGGCTAACCCGACTATTAACTGGCATGGTGTATATCCTGCTGTGACAACACAATTTAACGACGACGGTAGCATCAACTTCGATGCAACGGCGAACATGATTGAAGCACTAATAGAAGATGGTATTCACGGTGTAATCGTTATGGGGACGGTTGGTGAAAACTGTTCGTTACGCATCGAAGAAAAGCGTGAAGTACTTCGTAGAGCAAAAGAACTTGTGGCAGGCCGTATTCCGGTTATAAGCGGTGTTGCAGAAACAACCACGCAATTTGCCATTGAGTTTGTTCAAGCGGCGGAAGAAATTGGCGTCGACGGTTTAATGGTGTTGCCAGGCATGGTGTACCGTTCAACGGAACGTGAGGCTATTCATCATTACCAACAGATTGCGCGTGCAACGTCACTTCCTATCATGATTTACAACAACCCAGTAACCTACGGCGTTGATTTAGGCCTAGAGAGTATGAAAGTACTGGCTGATGAGAAAAATATTGTTGCAATAAAAGAATCTACAACAGATACGCGTCGTCTGACTGAGTTGGCTAACGAGTTTGGTGATCGCTTTACCGTATTTTGTGGTGTTGATGATATTGCTCTTGAAAGTTTAATGCTTGGCGCTCATGGCTGGATTTCAGGTTTAACTAACGTCTTTCCAAAAGAATCAGTAGCAATCTACACACTCGCGAAACAAAGACGTTATGACGAAGCGCTTGAGATATGGCGTTGGTTCTTGCCTTTACTTCGTCTTGATACCATTCCAACTTTGGTTCAATGCATTAAGTACGCGGAACAGTTAGCTGGTCGTGGCAAAGAAACCGTGCGTGCACCTCGTTTACCTCTTACCAATGACGAAAAAGCACAAATCAACTCGATGTACGACAAGGCAATGTCGAATCGAATCGACCTCAGCAAGTTTAATTTGGATTAAGCCTATGCGTAAGGGGACTTATTTCTGCCTAGATGGTCACACATGTGGAAACCCTGTGCGACTGATCACCAGCGGTCATCCGAATTTGCTTGGTGCGACAATGAGTGACAAACGTCAGCACTTTCTAAAGGAGTTTGATTGGATACGAACAGGACTAATGTTTGAGCCACGTGGGCATGACATGATGTCAGGTTCATTTATTTATCCACCGACGACAGTCGATGGGGACGCGAGCGTATTGTTCGTTGAAACGTCCGGTTGCCTTCCTATGTGCGGACACGGCTTGATCGGTACATTAACGTTTGCGCTTGAAAGTGGCCTTCTGACAGCGAAAAGCCCTAATGAGCTTAAAATTGACACGCCAGCAGGGCGTGTCAATGCAGAATTCCATCGTGTCGGCGATAAAGTTGAATGGGTAAAGCTCTACAACGTGCCTTCATTTTTAT is part of the Pseudoalteromonas xiamenensis genome and encodes:
- the map gene encoding type I methionyl aminopeptidase, yielding MSNVVIKSADDIDKMRVSGKLLARVFAALDAYIRPGLSTMDLNDFVEDYIVNTLHARPASKGQYGFAYVLNSSPNNVVCHGVPSQEVILQDSDIINIDITLEKYGFITDSSKMYVMPKAPDKAKKLVDSTIHALWEAISLVKPDTRLGDLGAAIQSKVEKLGYSVVREYCGHGIGRQMHEEPNVLHYGSKNTGMKLKPGMTFTIEPMVNEGTYRTKTLKDGWTVITTDGGLSAQAEHTLLVTDNGVEVLTLRDEEHALHKNYLGK
- a CDS encoding ParD-like family protein yields the protein MGIVKISDELHEELRIASGIMSRSINAQAEHWIKIGKLLELNPNQTYADIVKAQFELLSKEMNANE
- a CDS encoding M24 family metallopeptidase → MIDLNLPIGIGTKTQEQALAELTDMTTDLVPIQREEYQARIHQAQAYMQANNIDALYLNAGTNLKYFTGMQWYASERMVGAILPANGQFQYIAPTFEIGSLKDFQLIEAPIRSWQEHESPYQLFVTVLKEMGLSDSATIGMDESASFFLFDGVRQIAPALNFINGKAVTAHCRMHKSENELALMQRAMDMTLEVHKAAASILREGITTVEVEAFINEAHKRVGAPGNYFCIVLFGLASSFPHGVKEPQTLKRGDVVLIDTGCKVHSYLSDITRTYVFGEASEYQKQMWQHEKNAQAAAFNAAKLGLPCGDVDLAARSYLASVGLGPEYDLPGCPHRTGHGIGLDIHEWPYLVKDNPQPLAVGMCFSNEPMLVIPGEFGIRLEDHFYMTESGPKWFTEPSFSLDDPFGLS
- a CDS encoding NAD(P)/FAD-dependent oxidoreductase, yielding MINKNKLDEQKPKTVAIVGAGIIGLCIGLQLIKRGFQVTLYDPNGVANKCSFGNAGHFATEQVFPLANRSLLPKLPKMLLDPNGPLRIELRYLFKAIPWFTRFVLNMTQRKQQMLTSALRSLNEPSLAAYERLLDTSYDVFISNKGSLLTFENADFSEVESVKNHYMSQGVNVQLLEQQDILALEPNLSHNIKYALLFNDVAHSADPHALCLHLFDEIQSRGGQFVQQRVEHLSSTAEGEVIKLANNNKALFDKVIIASGVWSKSLAKQLGYSVPIDAERGYHSMLNMENPITRPVASADRQFIITPMDNGLRLAGTVEFAGVDAKENHARATMLLTHANALIPATQSLEIESTWMGCRPSLPDSLPVIGYSPSNKNIVFAFGHQHLGLTQGAITSELVADLLQDKEPSITLTPYRIDRF
- the dapA gene encoding 4-hydroxy-tetrahydrodipicolinate synthase; translation: MALAQMANPTINWHGVYPAVTTQFNDDGSINFDATANMIEALIEDGIHGVIVMGTVGENCSLRIEEKREVLRRAKELVAGRIPVISGVAETTTQFAIEFVQAAEEIGVDGLMVLPGMVYRSTEREAIHHYQQIARATSLPIMIYNNPVTYGVDLGLESMKVLADEKNIVAIKESTTDTRRLTELANEFGDRFTVFCGVDDIALESLMLGAHGWISGLTNVFPKESVAIYTLAKQRRYDEALEIWRWFLPLLRLDTIPTLVQCIKYAEQLAGRGKETVRAPRLPLTNDEKAQINSMYDKAMSNRIDLSKFNLD